The Esox lucius isolate fEsoLuc1 chromosome 5, fEsoLuc1.pri, whole genome shotgun sequence genome includes a region encoding these proteins:
- the lhb gene encoding lutropin subunit beta, translated as MLRAHVSAWMLSLFLCVILDSVDGSAMQPCKIINQTVSLEKEGCPTCLVIQSPICSGHCLTKEPVYKSPFSTVYQHVCTYRDVRYETLRLPDCPPWVDPHVTYPVALSCTCSLCVMDTSDCTMESLQPDFCMSERVLVDGDMW; from the exons ATGTTACGTGCTCATGTATCCGCCTGGATGCTCTCCCTGTTCCTCTGTGTCATCCTTGACTCTGTGGATGGGTCTGCCATGCAGCCATGTAAAATCATCAACCAAACGGTTTCTTTGGAGAAGGAAGGCTGCCCAACCTGCTTAGTCATTCAAAGCCCAATCTGCAGTGGCCATTGCCTAACCAAG GAGCCCGTTTATAAGAGCCCGTTTTCCACAGTGTACCAGCACGTGTGCACTTACCGAGACGTCCGCTATGAGACCCTTCGCCTTCCCGATTGTCCGCCTTGGGTGGACCCTCACGTCACCTACCCTGTGGCCCTGAGCTGCACCTGCAGCCTGTGTGTTATGGACACATCCGACTGCACTATGGAGAGCCTGCAGCCCGACTTCTGCATGAGCGAACGAGTGCTAGTGGATGGTGACATGTGGTGA
- the LOC105021229 gene encoding ovarian cancer G-protein coupled receptor 1-like isoform X1: MGATSNNSTLNVTYDEIQYVITLTTFSIGFPLILLAIYAMYFLIRADHMAPIYVINLLIADFIQISVRLIVLFDLWGIVGNLIEFFGISASISFMVCIALERYIVIAFPLWYRFRRNIKYSLIVSSIVWVFPFIQIVLFWAFSSVSFILFAVMLLIPFPLLVFFLVSTLKALSVSISVPAVEQKRIIGTLGLVLGNYTLLFLPLTIQYLISGISGTENVYIGTILEGFSPLVDPLLYVFMRKGAKDTLLAFPCFDKLMGEQEQSQVTNMTDIEGSG, from the coding sequence ATGGGAGCAACTTCTAACAACAGTACACTAAATGTGACCTATGACGAAATACAATATGTAATTACATTGACAACATTTTCCATTGGTTTTCCTCTGATCTTGCTCGCCATTTATGCCATGTACTTCCTAATCAGAGCTGATCACATGGCTCCGATCTATGTAATTAACCTTCTAATTGCGGATTTCATTCAGATATCTGTAAGGCTGATCGTACTGTTTGACTTATGGGGAATTGTAGGAAACTTAATTGAATTCTTTGGAATAAGTGCAAGCATTAGTTTCATGGTATGCATTGCTCTTGAGAGATACATTGTGATTGCATTTCCTCTTTGGTACCGTTTTCGCCGCAACATAAAATATTCCCTCATAGTGTCCTCCATTGTCTGGGTGTTTCCTTTCATCCAAATTGTGCTGTTTTGGGCCTTTTCttctgtttcatttattttgtttgctgtGATGCTCCTGATTCCCTTTCCTCTGCTTGTATTCTTTCTTGTGAGCACATTGAAAGCTCTTTCTGTATCCATTTCTGTGCCAGCTGTTGAGCAGAAACGAATTATTGGGACCTTGGGACTTGTCCTGGGCAATTACACACTGCTGTTCCTACCCCTCACCATACAATATCTGATATCAGGAATATCAGGCACAGAGAATGTGTACATTGGGACAATCTTAGAGGGCTTCAGCCCTCTTGTAGATCCACTGCTTTATGTGTTCATGAGAAAGGGAGCAAAGGACACACTTCTGGCCTTCCCCTGCTTCGACAAGCTGATGGGTGAACAAGAGCAAAGTCAGGTCACCAACATGACTGACATTGAAGGCTCTGGGTAG
- the LOC105021229 gene encoding ovarian cancer G-protein coupled receptor 1-like (The RefSeq protein has 1 substitution compared to this genomic sequence), translating into MGATSNNSTLNVTYDEIQYVITLTTFSIGFPLILLAIYAMYFLIRADHMAPIYVINLLIADFIQISVRLIVLFDLWGIVGNLIEFFGISASISFMVCIALERYIVIAFPLWYRFRRNIKYSLIVSSIVWVFPFIQIVLFWAFSSVSFILFAVMLLIPFLLLVFFLVSTLKALSVSISVPAVEQKRIIGTLGLVLGNYTLLFLPLTIQYLISGISGTENVYIGTILEGFSPLVDPLLYVFMRKGAKDTLLAFPCFDKLMGEQEQSQVTNMTDIEGSG; encoded by the coding sequence ATGGGAGCAACTTCTAACAACAGTACACTAAATGTGACCTATGACGAAATACAATATGTAATTACATTGACAACATTTTCCATTGGTTTTCCTCTGATCTTGCTCGCCATTTATGCCATGTACTTCCTAATCAGAGCTGATCACATGGCTCCGATCTATGTAATTAACCTTCTAATTGCGGATTTCATTCAGATATCTGTAAGGCTGATCGTACTGTTTGACTTATGGGGAATTGTAGGAAACTTAATTGAATTCTTTGGAATAAGTGCAAGCATTAGTTTCATGGTATGCATTGCTCTTGAGAGATACATTGTGATTGCATTTCCTCTTTGGTACCGTTTTCGCCGCAACATAAAATATTCCCTCATAGTGTCCTCCATTGTCTGGGTGTTTCCTTTCATCCAAATTGTGCTGTTTTGGGCCTTTTCttctgtttcatttattttgtttgctgtGATGCTCCTGATTCCCTTTCCTCTGCTTGTATTCTTTCTTGTGAGCACATTGAAAGCTCTTTCTGTATCCATTTCTGTGCCAGCTGTTGAGCAGAAACGAATTATTGGGACCTTGGGACTTGTCCTGGGCAATTACACACTGCTGTTCCTACCCCTCACCATACAATATCTGATATCAGGAATATCAGGCACAGAGAATGTGTACATTGGGACAATCTTAGAGGGCTTCAGCCCTCTTGTAGATCCACTGCTTTATGTGTTCATGAGAAAGGGAGCAAAGGACACACTTCTGGCCTTCCCCTGCTTCGACAAGCTGATGGGTGAACAAGAGCAAAGTCAGGTCACCAACATGACTGACATTGAAGGCTCTGGGTAG
- the LOC114839326 gene encoding ovarian cancer G-protein coupled receptor 1-like — translation MGATSNNSTLNVTYDEIQYVITLTTFSIGFPLILLAIYAMYFLIRADHMAPIYVINLLIADFIQISVRLIVLFDLWGIVGNFIEFFGISASISFMVCIALERYLVIAFPLWYRFRRNIKYSLIVSSIVWVFPFIQIVLFCASPSINVSFILFAVMLLIPFPLLVFFLVSTLKALSVSISVPAVEQKRIIGTLGLVLGNYTLLFLPLTIQYLISGISAKHNVYIGTILEGFSPLVDPLLYVFMRKGAKDTLLAFPCFDKLMGEQEQSQVTNMTDIEGSG, via the coding sequence ATGGGAGCAACTTCTAACAACAGTACACTAAATGTGACCTATGACGAAATACAATATGTAATTACATTGACAACATTTTCCATTGGTTTTCCTCTGATCTTGCTCGCCATTTATGCCATGTACTTCCTAATCAGAGCTGATCACATGGCTCCGATCTATGTAATTAACCTTCTAATTGCGGATTTCATTCAGATATCTGTAAGGCTGATCGTACTGTTTGACTTATGGGGAATTGTAGGAAACTTCATTGAATTCTTTGGAATAAGTGCAAGCATTAGTTTCATGGTATGCATTGCTCTTGAGAGATACCTTGTGATTGCATTTCCTCTTTGGTACCGTTTTCGCCGCAACATAAAATATTCCCTCATAGTGTCCTCCATTGTCTGGGTGTTTCCTTTCATCCAAATTGTCCTGTTTTGCGCCTCGCCTtctataaatgtttcatttattttgtttgctgtGATGCTCCTGATTCCCTTTCCTCTGCTTGTATTCTTTCTTGTGAGCACATTGAAAGCTCTTTCTGTATCCATTTCTGTGCCAGCTGTTGAGCAGAAACGAATTATTGGGACCTTGGGACTTGTCCTGGGCAATTACACACTGCTGTTCCTACCCCTCACCATACAATATCTGATATCAGGAATATCAGCCAAACACAATGTGTACATTGGGACAATCTTAGAGGGCTTCAGCCCTCTTGTAGATCCACTGCTTTATGTGTTCATGAGAAAGGGAGCAAAGGACACACTTCTGGCCTTCCCCTGCTTCGACAAGCTGATGGGTGAACAAGAGCAAAGTCAGGTCACCAACATGACTGACATTGAAGGATCTGGGTAG